A window of the Marinifilum sp. JC120 genome harbors these coding sequences:
- a CDS encoding rhodanese-like domain-containing protein, with translation MNFNKKIMVMLGLATLLLCIAGNAFAMKDSYNYMSPAALQNAINTKADVAIVDIQVADEFKSHHIMGAIETCAYPVKTAADTNKLNTPLSNLKSSTQPIVVICPRGKGGAERTVNYLAKQGIAPYRLFILTNGQDGWPYAVESN, from the coding sequence ATGAATTTTAACAAGAAGATTATGGTAATGCTTGGATTGGCAACTCTGCTCTTATGCATTGCAGGTAATGCTTTTGCCATGAAAGACAGCTACAATTACATGAGCCCAGCAGCACTGCAAAATGCTATTAACACCAAGGCCGACGTTGCCATCGTGGACATTCAGGTAGCTGATGAATTTAAATCCCACCACATCATGGGAGCAATCGAAACATGTGCCTATCCGGTAAAAACCGCCGCCGACACAAATAAACTCAACACTCCCCTAAGCAACCTCAAAAGCTCAACACAGCCCATCGTAGTAATCTGCCCACGCGGAAAAGGCGGAGCGGAAAGAACTGTCAATTATCTCGCCAAACAAGGAATTGCCCCTTACCGCTTATTCATCCTCACCAACGGTCAGGACGGCTGGCCCTATGCTGTTGAATCCAACTAA
- a CDS encoding methyltransferase domain-containing protein — protein sequence MKDYVSGERELIEVETAGRVWKIERTADLETLWDEIGEDEFGDDERLPYWAELWPASVLLGEWLYRNSGLIKGRKCLDLGCGLGLTAVIGQSLGAEVVAFDYELPPLYFAKENAVSNGASQPLWLQMDWREPSLAEHSFDFIWGGDILYEKRFFDPLEKLFRRVLKPGGTIWMAEPRRDVSVPVWDKLESMGWKTSLPLTEKAACCNAEMTVNIREVVPGKSI from the coding sequence TTGAAGGATTATGTTTCCGGTGAACGGGAATTAATAGAAGTAGAGACCGCCGGAAGGGTCTGGAAAATAGAGCGTACAGCCGATCTAGAGACCCTTTGGGACGAAATCGGTGAAGATGAATTCGGTGACGACGAACGACTACCTTACTGGGCTGAACTCTGGCCTGCCAGTGTGTTGCTGGGGGAATGGCTCTACCGCAATTCCGGATTGATCAAAGGGCGCAAATGCCTTGATCTCGGATGCGGACTGGGGCTTACCGCCGTAATAGGTCAGTCTCTCGGTGCAGAAGTTGTAGCTTTTGATTACGAATTGCCGCCGCTTTATTTTGCAAAGGAGAATGCCGTTTCCAACGGAGCTTCGCAGCCGCTCTGGTTACAGATGGACTGGCGGGAACCGTCCCTTGCCGAACATTCGTTTGATTTTATCTGGGGCGGGGATATACTTTACGAGAAAAGATTTTTTGATCCGCTGGAAAAGCTTTTCCGGCGGGTACTCAAGCCGGGCGGCACCATCTGGATGGCCGAGCCGAGACGTGATGTTTCAGTTCCGGTCTGGGATAAACTTGAAAGTATGGGCTGGAAAACATCGCTACCCCTGACCGAAAAGGCTGCCTGCTGCAATGCGGAAATGACAGTTAACATCCGGGAGGTTGTTCCCGGCAAATCCATATGA
- a CDS encoding IS110 family transposase yields the protein MARLTISSISRFVEGFQGQRFSVGLDVHKRSFSVALLRPDGMVESWTTPADVKAITNRLTSLPIYISAVCYEAGPTGFGLARSLRSAGIKVIVAAPSRIPRPVAATNKTDSLDCIKLAELAASGLVRSIAVPSEKEEAFRALSRRRHQLTDSIRRAKQRIRSLFLALGVVEPAGIDSWSKSAILALEHQPLPAGAAETRDSLLAELRYFIIAQKEVDTKLERLAQGQDEVRRIAAMRSVPGVGKVVATTFAAEIFNPKRFSHSKEVTAYLGLAPVIRQSGGSKGKATLRPVGQRRLRSLLVEAAWIWKQKDKWAQEFYNRILGKHGVPQKAIAALARKLAALLWRLSLPPATA from the coding sequence ATGGCTAGACTAACAATATCATCAATCAGTAGGTTTGTGGAAGGCTTTCAGGGGCAACGTTTTTCCGTAGGTCTCGATGTCCATAAGCGCAGTTTTAGTGTGGCTTTGCTTAGACCAGACGGCATGGTTGAAAGCTGGACTACTCCTGCCGATGTAAAAGCCATAACCAACAGGCTGACTTCACTTCCAATATACATTTCGGCTGTGTGCTATGAGGCCGGACCGACAGGTTTCGGCCTAGCGCGCAGCCTCCGCTCCGCTGGCATCAAAGTTATCGTTGCCGCTCCAAGTCGTATTCCCCGCCCAGTTGCCGCTACCAACAAAACCGACAGTCTCGACTGCATAAAGCTTGCGGAACTTGCAGCTTCAGGATTGGTTCGATCAATCGCTGTTCCTAGTGAAAAAGAAGAAGCATTTCGTGCTTTATCGCGAAGGCGCCACCAGCTTACAGATTCAATTCGCAGAGCTAAGCAGCGCATCAGGTCTTTGTTTTTGGCTTTAGGCGTTGTAGAGCCAGCTGGCATAGATAGTTGGAGCAAGTCAGCGATTTTGGCTCTTGAACACCAACCGCTCCCAGCGGGGGCAGCCGAGACTCGCGACAGCCTTCTTGCAGAACTAAGGTATTTCATAATTGCTCAAAAAGAAGTTGATACGAAACTTGAACGGCTGGCGCAGGGACAAGACGAGGTGAGACGCATTGCCGCAATGAGGTCCGTTCCTGGAGTCGGAAAAGTCGTAGCAACAACGTTTGCAGCAGAAATATTTAACCCGAAACGTTTCAGTCACAGCAAAGAAGTTACAGCCTACCTCGGCCTTGCTCCGGTAATCCGCCAAAGCGGAGGCAGCAAAGGCAAAGCAACACTTCGTCCTGTTGGGCAACGGAGATTACGAAGCCTGCTTGTAGAAGCAGCATGGATCTGGAAGCAAAAAGACAAGTGGGCTCAGGAATTTTACAACAGAATTTTGGGCAAGCATGGAGTGCCACAGAAGGCAATTGCTGCGCTTGCTCGAAAACTTGCTGCTTTGCTTTGGCGATTAAGTTTGCCACCGGCAACAGCATAA
- a CDS encoding GTP cyclohydrolase I FolE2 — MEDVQNSPAKVAMPIDRVGVRDLTLPLVVRDRESGSQSTMAKVALSVDLPAHFKGTHMSRFVEALEDWTEELDYQSFYNLLSDILRRLEAERAHAELSFPYCLQKKSPVSGRKGIMSYECTVEGEMVGENLEFTLGVKVPVMTVCPCSKAISDEGAHSQRAVVHIRTKSKGFVWIEDLVEIAEASGSCEVFSLLKREDEKHVTEKSFSNPTFVEDVVRNAAMGLEKHPKILWYKVDVESFESIHNHCAFASIAKPE; from the coding sequence ATGGAAGATGTACAGAACAGTCCCGCCAAAGTCGCCATGCCCATTGATCGGGTCGGCGTGCGGGATTTGACCCTCCCTCTTGTGGTGCGTGACCGGGAATCCGGCAGCCAGAGCACCATGGCTAAAGTAGCTTTATCTGTTGATCTGCCCGCCCATTTCAAGGGCACTCATATGAGCCGTTTTGTGGAAGCATTGGAGGATTGGACCGAGGAACTGGATTACCAGAGTTTTTACAATCTGCTCAGTGATATTCTGCGCCGCCTTGAAGCCGAACGCGCACATGCGGAACTCAGCTTTCCCTACTGCTTGCAAAAGAAATCCCCGGTCAGTGGCCGGAAGGGTATTATGAGTTATGAGTGTACGGTGGAAGGTGAAATGGTCGGTGAAAATCTGGAATTCACCCTCGGAGTGAAGGTTCCGGTCATGACCGTTTGCCCTTGTTCCAAGGCCATCAGCGACGAAGGTGCACACAGCCAGCGCGCAGTGGTGCACATCAGGACCAAATCCAAGGGTTTTGTCTGGATTGAGGATCTGGTGGAGATTGCCGAGGCTTCAGGTTCCTGCGAAGTCTTCTCTCTGCTCAAGCGTGAGGACGAAAAACACGTGACTGAAAAAAGTTTTTCAAATCCTACATTCGTTGAGGATGTGGTTAGAAATGCCGCTATGGGCTTGGAAAAACATCCGAAAATTTTATGGTACAAAGTTGATGTGGAAAGTTTTGAATCAATCCACAATCATTGTGCCTTCGCAAGTATTGCCAAGCCGGAATAA
- a CDS encoding DUF1499 domain-containing protein, which produces MIYKLTALIVIICAAALFTAAHFSSPPENLGITGGNLSPCPNSPNCVSSQETNKDHKIQSLKASGSNKTVMKKLRSCIRKMGGKITTRSGPYLHAEFRSKWFRFVDDLECIYDEAEGKIDVRSAARLGYSDFGVNKKRLEELRKLFEKE; this is translated from the coding sequence ATGATTTACAAACTAACCGCACTTATTGTCATTATCTGCGCCGCAGCCCTGTTCACCGCCGCACATTTTTCATCTCCCCCGGAAAATCTGGGTATCACCGGCGGAAACCTTTCCCCCTGCCCAAACAGCCCCAACTGCGTATCTTCACAAGAAACCAACAAAGATCATAAAATCCAGTCACTCAAAGCGAGTGGTTCAAACAAGACAGTTATGAAGAAACTAAGGTCCTGCATCAGAAAAATGGGCGGAAAAATAACAACCCGCAGCGGCCCATATCTGCATGCCGAGTTCAGGAGCAAATGGTTCCGCTTTGTGGATGACCTTGAATGTATTTATGATGAAGCTGAAGGCAAAATTGATGTTCGCTCCGCAGCACGGCTCGGTTATTCCGATTTCGGAGTAAACAAGAAGCGGCTGGAAGAGTTGCGCAAACTTTTTGAGAAAGAATAA
- a CDS encoding RrF2 family transcriptional regulator — translation MRLTTRSRYGTRMILDIAMHCTSGPVRISDIASRQGLSTKYLEKLIRELKKAGFISSKRGPGGGHSLAMPPENITVGAVVRSLEGDAGLVECLDNDELCGRIDNCPTREVWVKASKAMYAALDEISIADLLKEGSFCIKTNPY, via the coding sequence ATGAGACTGACAACCAGAAGCAGATACGGAACCAGAATGATACTTGATATCGCCATGCACTGTACATCAGGCCCGGTGCGTATCAGCGACATTGCCAGCCGACAGGGGCTTTCTACAAAATATCTCGAAAAACTTATCCGCGAACTGAAAAAAGCGGGTTTTATCTCCAGTAAACGCGGTCCCGGAGGCGGACACTCACTGGCCATGCCACCGGAAAACATCACTGTCGGCGCCGTGGTGAGAAGCCTTGAAGGAGACGCCGGGCTGGTTGAATGCCTTGATAACGATGAACTTTGCGGACGCATCGATAACTGCCCCACCCGTGAAGTATGGGTGAAGGCCAGCAAAGCAATGTATGCAGCCCTTGATGAAATATCTATCGCCGACCTGCTCAAAGAAGGATCGTTCTGCATTAAAACCAACCCCTACTAG
- a CDS encoding FAD-dependent oxidoreductase, with product MSPKENGKKEFDVIIVGGGPAGLFAAFYLGENTDLDVLVIEKGKASLKRHCPITGDQECIKCKPCNILSGVGGAGLFSDGKLNYIHKLGKTDLTQFMSVSEAKALIDETEEIFNRFKMDGKVYPTDMEEAKNIRKDALKNGIDLLLIKQKHLGSDNLPGHIAGMADYCMQKGVTFRTGEHVDDILIENGELAGVVTKKSEYRAKNVILAPGRVGAEWMGSVAKKHDLAITQRGIEVGVRVEVHGDIMRDLCSVIYDPTFFIRTNTYDDQVRTFCTNQGGFVALENYQDFVCVNGHAYMDKKSENTNFAFLSKVVLEEPVTDNQAYGESIGKLATIIGGGKPILQRFGDLKRGRRSTWNRVRNSFVEPTMKNVTCGDIAMALPERIVRNLIEGLEKLNDVVPGVANEETLLYAPEIKFFSTQVETSDQLETALEGLFVAGDGPGVAGNIVSASATGIIPAKEIAKRAKK from the coding sequence ATGAGCCCGAAAGAGAACGGGAAAAAAGAGTTTGATGTAATTATTGTCGGCGGCGGTCCTGCGGGACTTTTCGCAGCCTTCTATCTTGGTGAGAATACTGATCTTGATGTTCTGGTCATTGAAAAGGGAAAGGCGTCCCTGAAAAGACATTGCCCCATAACCGGGGATCAGGAATGCATTAAATGCAAACCCTGCAACATTCTTTCCGGTGTTGGCGGGGCAGGACTTTTTTCTGACGGCAAACTCAACTATATTCACAAGCTCGGTAAGACCGACCTTACCCAGTTTATGTCTGTTTCCGAGGCTAAAGCCCTCATTGATGAAACCGAAGAAATTTTCAATCGCTTCAAAATGGACGGTAAGGTTTATCCCACCGACATGGAGGAAGCTAAAAATATTAGGAAGGATGCCCTCAAAAACGGCATCGATCTGCTGCTGATCAAGCAGAAGCACCTTGGTAGTGATAACCTGCCCGGACACATTGCCGGAATGGCCGACTACTGCATGCAAAAGGGTGTGACCTTTCGCACCGGTGAGCACGTAGATGATATTCTCATCGAGAATGGTGAGCTGGCCGGGGTTGTTACCAAGAAAAGCGAATACCGCGCCAAGAATGTTATCCTTGCTCCGGGCCGTGTGGGTGCCGAGTGGATGGGCAGTGTAGCCAAGAAACATGACCTGGCTATTACCCAGCGTGGTATCGAAGTCGGTGTGCGTGTTGAAGTTCACGGCGACATCATGCGTGATCTTTGTTCCGTGATCTATGATCCTACTTTCTTTATCCGCACCAACACCTATGATGATCAGGTCCGTACTTTCTGCACCAATCAGGGTGGATTCGTAGCTCTTGAAAACTATCAGGATTTCGTTTGTGTAAACGGACACGCTTACATGGACAAGAAATCCGAGAACACAAACTTTGCCTTCCTGTCCAAGGTTGTGCTCGAAGAACCTGTTACCGATAATCAGGCTTACGGTGAATCCATCGGTAAGCTCGCTACCATCATCGGTGGCGGCAAGCCCATCCTTCAGCGTTTCGGTGATCTCAAGCGCGGTCGCCGTTCCACATGGAACCGTGTACGCAACAGCTTTGTCGAGCCGACCATGAAGAACGTTACCTGTGGTGATATCGCTATGGCCCTGCCCGAGCGTATTGTGCGTAACCTCATCGAAGGTCTTGAAAAGCTCAACGACGTAGTGCCCGGTGTAGCCAACGAAGAAACTTTGCTCTATGCACCGGAGATTAAGTTCTTCTCAACTCAGGTGGAAACCAGCGATCAGCTTGAAACCGCGCTGGAAGGCCTCTTCGTAGCCGGTGACGGTCCGGGTGTGGCAGGAAACATTGTTTCCGCTTCCGCTACCGGTATTATTCCTGCTAAAGAGATTGCCAAGAGAGCTAAGAAATAA
- the nikR gene encoding nickel-responsive transcriptional regulator NikR, protein MGKTIRFGVSLDSDLLEKFDKLCDEKSYQTRSEAIRDLIRNMLVEKEWDETEGQMAGTLSLVYDHHQSGLSQRLTELQHDCHDLIMSTLHVHLDHDNCLEVMVLKGDGKQIKELAHRLISTKGVKHGKLGLTTTGEELV, encoded by the coding sequence ATGGGTAAAACAATACGTTTCGGGGTTTCCCTTGATTCCGATCTTCTTGAAAAGTTTGATAAGCTTTGCGACGAGAAAAGTTATCAGACCCGTTCAGAGGCCATCCGCGACCTGATCCGCAATATGCTTGTGGAGAAGGAGTGGGATGAGACCGAGGGGCAAATGGCCGGGACACTTTCTCTTGTCTATGACCATCATCAGAGCGGACTTTCCCAGCGGCTCACTGAGTTACAGCACGACTGTCACGACTTGATCATGTCCACCCTGCATGTGCATCTGGATCATGATAACTGCCTCGAAGTCATGGTGCTCAAGGGTGACGGTAAGCAGATCAAGGAACTTGCTCATCGCCTCATATCTACCAAAGGTGTCAAGCACGGTAAGTTAGGATTGACCACTACCGGTGAGGAACTTGTTTAG
- a CDS encoding sigma-54-dependent Fis family transcriptional regulator, whose protein sequence is MALNLGGIIGNSPALKEVFAILAKVAPTDSTVLVTGESGTGKELLVRALHHNSKRKNKPFVPVNCGAIPKELLESELFGHEKGAFTHAVRSRPGRFELADGGTIFLDEIGEMDLSLQVKILRVLQEKEIERVGGTSIKKVDVRIVAATNRDLEIEVAAGRFREDLFYRLNVIPMHLPPLRDRGGDVLLLAKHFLGRFCEDKEMEPLKVDPDAADMMVSYTWPGNVRELENFMERMCILCDEDEIVPDDLPEKIWKDVGKEPKKKVAELMQPVGFNWPTLGDMEEQGAKGLKDFLEKVEDRLMIEALEKAGGVKNKAAELLGVKRTTLIEKIKKRNLET, encoded by the coding sequence ATGGCTCTTAATTTAGGTGGTATAATTGGAAACAGTCCTGCGCTTAAGGAGGTCTTTGCGATTCTCGCAAAGGTGGCGCCGACAGACAGTACCGTGCTGGTCACCGGGGAATCCGGCACGGGTAAAGAACTGCTTGTGCGTGCTTTGCACCACAACAGCAAACGCAAGAACAAGCCTTTTGTTCCGGTAAACTGCGGGGCCATCCCCAAGGAACTACTGGAATCGGAACTTTTCGGGCATGAGAAAGGGGCCTTCACCCATGCGGTACGCTCCCGTCCGGGACGTTTTGAATTGGCTGACGGCGGAACCATCTTCCTTGATGAGATCGGGGAAATGGATCTCAGTCTTCAGGTCAAGATCCTTAGGGTTTTGCAGGAAAAGGAGATTGAGCGGGTCGGTGGTACTTCCATTAAAAAAGTGGATGTGCGCATCGTGGCTGCTACCAACCGTGATCTTGAAATCGAGGTCGCTGCCGGAAGATTCCGCGAAGACCTTTTTTATCGTCTCAATGTAATTCCCATGCATCTGCCTCCCCTTCGTGATAGAGGCGGGGATGTGCTTTTGTTGGCAAAACATTTCCTTGGTCGTTTCTGCGAAGACAAGGAAATGGAGCCATTGAAGGTTGATCCTGATGCTGCGGATATGATGGTTTCCTATACTTGGCCCGGTAATGTCCGTGAGCTTGAAAATTTCATGGAGCGAATGTGCATCCTTTGTGATGAGGATGAGATCGTTCCCGATGACCTGCCGGAAAAAATCTGGAAGGATGTGGGTAAGGAACCGAAGAAGAAGGTTGCCGAGCTTATGCAACCCGTCGGGTTTAACTGGCCGACCCTTGGAGATATGGAAGAGCAGGGAGCCAAGGGACTTAAAGATTTTCTGGAGAAGGTCGAGGATCGGCTCATGATCGAGGCCCTTGAAAAGGCCGGTGGTGTGAAGAACAAAGCCGCGGAACTTCTCGGAGTCAAGCGGACCACGCTCATTGAAAAGATTAAGAAAAGAAATTTGGAAACTTAG
- a CDS encoding agmatine deiminase family protein translates to MIKLGKACLLATLFLLATTITAAAEWRFPGEFEKQERVYLGWLSKEYVKGYHTDDVLLEIAKNLAPYTDIAVCVPDVIQLKHVQDLLKKNNLPMNKISFQTIPFTMLYWRDFGPIFTINKQGQKSIADFSFNSWGYFLQSNIHSRIMERIDRDIAKQRNIPSRMTRLISEGGDRELNGKGTLLVTEACEFQRNPNLSRDDIETKYKEMLGATNVIWLKKGTVDDDAYNTSTLPGPDGKGVAYRSGSANNHIDEFCRFVAPDTILLAEVSEEEAGHGPVEAENRRRMEENYHILKNAVDQDGNPFKIIRIPMPETLFFEITPQDEVYNGLASFPRFSDGTAFPVGHPVQVVPAQSYCNFLISNGVVLAQKYWREGLPEKVKKRDAEALAVLKKAFPNHNVVAINTLGINFAGGGIHCSTQQEPYTGK, encoded by the coding sequence ATGATAAAACTCGGTAAAGCTTGTCTTCTGGCAACATTATTTCTCCTTGCAACAACAATTACAGCCGCAGCAGAATGGAGATTTCCCGGAGAATTCGAAAAGCAGGAGCGGGTTTATCTCGGCTGGCTTAGCAAAGAATATGTTAAAGGCTACCACACCGATGATGTATTGCTGGAAATAGCCAAAAATCTTGCTCCATATACCGACATCGCCGTCTGTGTGCCGGACGTAATCCAGCTTAAACATGTGCAGGATCTGCTAAAAAAGAACAACCTGCCCATGAACAAAATTTCATTTCAGACCATCCCCTTCACCATGCTTTACTGGAGGGATTTCGGCCCCATATTCACAATAAACAAGCAAGGGCAAAAAAGCATCGCCGACTTCAGCTTCAACAGTTGGGGTTATTTTCTGCAATCGAACATTCATTCCCGGATAATGGAACGTATTGACCGGGATATAGCCAAGCAACGCAACATTCCTTCCAGAATGACCCGACTGATCAGCGAAGGTGGTGACAGGGAGCTCAACGGCAAGGGAACTTTACTGGTAACTGAAGCCTGTGAATTCCAGCGCAATCCCAATCTTTCACGTGATGACATTGAGACTAAGTACAAAGAAATGCTGGGAGCAACCAACGTCATCTGGCTGAAAAAAGGAACAGTTGACGACGATGCATACAACACAAGCACCTTACCCGGGCCCGACGGCAAAGGTGTTGCTTACCGTAGCGGCTCAGCTAACAACCACATAGATGAATTTTGCCGCTTCGTAGCCCCGGACACAATCCTGCTGGCCGAAGTAAGCGAAGAAGAAGCGGGCCATGGTCCGGTTGAAGCTGAAAACCGCCGCCGCATGGAAGAAAATTATCATATCCTTAAAAACGCAGTAGATCAGGACGGTAACCCATTTAAAATAATTCGCATCCCCATGCCGGAAACCCTGTTTTTTGAAATAACCCCGCAAGACGAGGTATACAACGGACTGGCTTCATTTCCCCGTTTTTCAGACGGAACCGCTTTTCCCGTAGGTCACCCGGTACAAGTTGTCCCGGCACAGAGCTATTGCAACTTCCTTATTTCCAACGGCGTAGTTCTGGCTCAAAAGTACTGGCGTGAAGGCCTGCCCGAGAAAGTCAAAAAACGCGATGCCGAAGCATTGGCTGTCCTGAAAAAGGCCTTTCCGAACCACAATGTAGTTGCCATCAACACCCTTGGAATCAACTTCGCAGGCGGTGGAATTCACTGCTCTACGCAGCAAGAACCGTACACAGGTAAATAA
- a CDS encoding MFS transporter: MSASPTSNSKKSASIIFVLLISAAAALGGFLFGFDTAVINGAVVALGDHFKVGPVLVGMSVSLALIGSAIGALLSGPVSDRYGRIKPMLLAAFLFTISGIGAGLPVSVWDFIFWRFLGGVGIGLASAITPAYIAEISPANLRGSFGSLQQLAIVVGIFVAMLSNYMLVGIAGGSAENVLWFGFETWRWMFWAEVPPALLYGFAAMMIPESPRYLIGTGREDEAERIFSRVLGENVLEKIEEIKLTLETESKASFAAIKGKVGFKPIVWIGLGLSVLQQFVGINVIFYYGSMLWRSVGFSEENSLWITVITGVVNIVTTLVAIALIDRIGRKPLLLAGSAGMVVTLGILAYLFGNAPLDAAGHPVLSGTSATAALYSANLYVFCFGFSWGPIVWVLLGEMFNNRIRASALALGAGAQWVANFIVSASFPSLVLWIGLGSTYSIYAFFAALSFLFVMFLVRETKGKELEDME, encoded by the coding sequence ATGTCCGCAAGTCCCACTTCCAATTCCAAAAAATCCGCCAGTATAATTTTTGTTCTCCTCATCTCCGCTGCCGCAGCTCTTGGCGGTTTTCTTTTTGGTTTTGATACTGCTGTTATTAACGGCGCAGTGGTTGCACTGGGCGATCATTTCAAGGTCGGCCCGGTGCTGGTGGGTATGTCAGTATCGCTCGCGCTTATCGGGTCTGCCATCGGAGCTTTGCTTTCCGGTCCGGTCTCTGATCGTTACGGGCGCATCAAGCCCATGTTGCTTGCTGCTTTTTTGTTTACCATCAGCGGGATCGGAGCCGGGCTTCCGGTCAGCGTCTGGGATTTTATTTTCTGGCGATTTCTCGGTGGGGTCGGCATCGGTCTGGCTAGTGCCATTACCCCGGCCTACATTGCGGAAATATCTCCGGCAAATTTGCGTGGCAGTTTTGGTTCATTGCAGCAGCTTGCCATTGTGGTGGGGATATTTGTGGCCATGCTCAGTAATTACATGTTGGTGGGTATTGCCGGGGGATCGGCTGAGAATGTACTTTGGTTCGGTTTTGAAACATGGCGTTGGATGTTTTGGGCTGAAGTTCCGCCAGCATTGCTTTACGGCTTTGCGGCTATGATGATCCCGGAATCTCCGCGCTATTTGATCGGGACCGGGCGCGAGGATGAGGCTGAACGCATTTTTAGCCGGGTTCTCGGGGAAAACGTGTTGGAAAAGATCGAGGAGATCAAGCTTACGCTCGAGACTGAAAGTAAGGCCTCGTTTGCAGCTATCAAGGGGAAAGTCGGTTTCAAACCCATCGTTTGGATCGGGTTGGGACTTTCAGTTTTGCAGCAGTTCGTGGGCATTAATGTGATTTTTTACTACGGCTCCATGCTCTGGCGCAGTGTGGGGTTTTCCGAAGAAAATTCTTTGTGGATTACGGTTATTACCGGAGTTGTGAACATTGTAACCACGCTGGTCGCCATTGCCCTTATCGACCGGATAGGGCGCAAACCTTTGCTCTTGGCCGGATCAGCAGGAATGGTGGTTACCCTTGGAATTCTGGCTTATCTGTTCGGGAATGCCCCGCTTGATGCTGCCGGACATCCGGTGTTGAGCGGAACTTCGGCTACAGCCGCGCTTTATTCCGCTAACCTTTACGTTTTTTGCTTTGGGTTCTCATGGGGACCGATAGTCTGGGTGCTGCTTGGTGAGATGTTTAACAATCGTATCCGGGCTTCTGCCCTTGCTCTTGGTGCCGGGGCGCAATGGGTTGCGAATTTTATTGTTTCCGCTTCATTTCCTTCGCTTGTGCTGTGGATCGGATTGGGATCAACCTACTCTATCTATGCTTTTTTCGCGGCTCTATCTTTTCTCTTTGTCATGTTTCTGGTCCGAGAAACCAAAGGCAAAGAATTGGAAGATATGGAGTGA
- the gcvH gene encoding glycine cleavage system protein GcvH, with translation MIPQELLYAKSHEWLKVDGENGTIGITHFAQEQLGDLTFVELPQEGDTFAAGDEFGSIESVKAASEMYAPVDCEVVAVNEALEDAPEKVNEDPYGDGWLMKIKITGPTDGLLDAAAYEKVTEEEAH, from the coding sequence ATGATTCCGCAGGAACTTCTTTACGCCAAATCTCACGAATGGCTCAAGGTTGATGGTGAGAACGGAACTATCGGTATCACCCATTTTGCTCAGGAACAGCTCGGCGACCTTACTTTCGTCGAACTCCCGCAGGAAGGCGATACTTTCGCAGCAGGCGACGAATTCGGTTCCATTGAATCCGTAAAAGCTGCCAGCGAAATGTACGCTCCGGTTGATTGCGAAGTTGTCGCAGTTAACGAAGCACTGGAAGACGCACCCGAAAAAGTCAACGAAGATCCTTACGGTGACGGCTGGCTCATGAAAATTAAAATTACCGGCCCCACTGACGGACTTCTTGATGCCGCAGCCTACGAAAAGGTTACCGAAGAAGAAGCCCACTAA